In a single window of the Streptomyces sp. NBC_00285 genome:
- a CDS encoding saccharopine dehydrogenase, with translation MTELHLWLRHEVRTTERRTPIVPSDARRLVDSGATLTVEESPQRIFPTEAYAAVGCAVAPAGSWVSRAPQDAVVVGLKELPDEPDTLTHRHLFFGHAYKEQPGALELLRRFAAGGGALLDLEYLVDDHGRRLAAFGYWAGYLGAALAVLQHRGRLTAPLAPTSQEELEEVLRPVAGDEEFTALVIGAQGRSGRGARVALSAAGIEPTCWDLDETRNLDRPALLAHDVLVNCVLATSPVPPFVRTADLDDPSRRLRTLSDVTCDVGSPLNVLPVYDRVTEWTEPVRRLHEEPALDLIAIDNLPSLLPEEASVGFSGSLLPQLLEFGVGGPWGRCLDRFRQACRELGIEEGEFKRV, from the coding sequence CCCTCACCGTCGAGGAGTCCCCGCAGCGGATCTTCCCGACCGAGGCGTACGCGGCGGTGGGCTGCGCGGTCGCACCCGCGGGGTCGTGGGTCTCACGGGCACCTCAGGACGCCGTGGTCGTCGGCCTCAAGGAACTCCCCGACGAGCCGGACACTTTGACGCACCGTCACCTCTTCTTCGGGCACGCCTACAAGGAGCAGCCGGGCGCCCTGGAACTGCTGCGCCGGTTCGCCGCCGGGGGAGGGGCCCTCCTCGACCTGGAGTACCTGGTCGACGATCATGGCCGCAGGCTCGCCGCCTTCGGGTACTGGGCCGGTTACCTGGGCGCCGCACTGGCCGTGCTCCAGCACCGCGGCAGGCTGACCGCGCCCCTCGCACCCACCTCGCAGGAGGAGCTGGAGGAGGTCCTGCGGCCCGTCGCCGGGGACGAGGAGTTCACGGCGCTGGTGATCGGGGCCCAGGGCCGCAGCGGCCGGGGTGCCCGCGTCGCGCTCAGCGCGGCCGGGATCGAGCCGACCTGCTGGGACCTCGACGAGACCCGGAACCTGGACCGGCCCGCGCTGCTCGCCCACGACGTGCTGGTCAACTGCGTCCTCGCCACCAGCCCCGTCCCGCCCTTCGTCCGCACCGCCGACCTGGACGACCCGTCCCGCCGGCTGCGCACCCTCTCCGACGTCACCTGCGACGTCGGCTCGCCCCTGAACGTCCTGCCGGTCTACGACCGTGTCACCGAGTGGACCGAGCCCGTACGGCGGCTCCACGAGGAACCCGCGCTGGATCTCATCGCCATCGACAACCTGCCGTCCCTGCTCCCGGAGGAGGCCAGCGTCGGCTTCTCGGGGTCCCTGCTGCCCCAGCTGCTGGAGTTCGGGGTCGGTGGGCCCTGGGGGCGCTGTCTGGACCGGTTCCGTCAGGCATGCCGTGAACTCGGCATCGAGGAAGGGGAGTTCAAACGTGTCTGA
- a CDS encoding saccharopine dehydrogenase family protein gives MSDLVAATGTVHWIGAGLSTGSGLATLCDTAERVLLWHRTEERAEEALEGLGLNGQAAPRAYTLPALTAELAAGDVVVSMLPASEHPGILAACVRTQAHFACSSYVSDAVLEQLPEAVEAGIVVLTEAGLDPGIDHLFAHGLVARAREAIGDATPASYGLTSYCGGVPAVPNDFRYRFSWAPAGVLNALRSPARYIEGGGPTSAERPWEETRRHVVEGETFEVYPNRDSVPFVAQYGLPAAWTPRTFVRGTLRLDGWLEAWEPVFEELKGGDDTRIAALAQELAARYPTTDADRDRVVLAVSLDVRAEDGRTWSGGYLLDLVGDEEDSAMARCVSRTLALGVGHVLDGSLPAGLSRAAETAARSEKWLGELARAGVHFTLRVDH, from the coding sequence GTGTCTGACCTGGTAGCCGCGACCGGCACCGTCCACTGGATCGGCGCCGGGCTCTCCACCGGCAGCGGCCTGGCCACACTGTGCGACACAGCCGAGCGCGTGCTGCTGTGGCACCGCACCGAGGAGCGGGCGGAGGAAGCCCTCGAAGGACTGGGGCTCAACGGACAGGCCGCGCCACGTGCCTACACGCTGCCCGCGCTCACGGCCGAACTGGCGGCCGGAGATGTCGTCGTGTCGATGCTCCCCGCGTCCGAGCACCCCGGCATCCTCGCCGCCTGTGTGCGCACACAGGCCCACTTCGCCTGCTCCAGCTATGTGTCCGACGCCGTCCTGGAACAGCTTCCCGAGGCGGTCGAGGCGGGGATCGTCGTCCTCACCGAGGCCGGACTGGATCCGGGCATCGACCACCTCTTCGCGCACGGCCTCGTCGCCAGGGCCCGTGAGGCGATCGGCGACGCGACACCGGCGTCGTACGGCCTCACCTCGTACTGCGGCGGTGTCCCCGCGGTCCCGAACGACTTCAGATACCGCTTCAGCTGGGCCCCCGCAGGAGTCCTGAACGCCCTTCGCTCGCCCGCGCGTTACATCGAGGGCGGCGGCCCGACCAGCGCCGAGCGCCCCTGGGAGGAGACCCGGCGCCATGTCGTGGAAGGCGAGACCTTCGAGGTCTACCCCAACCGTGACAGCGTGCCCTTCGTCGCGCAGTACGGACTGCCCGCCGCCTGGACACCGCGGACGTTCGTGCGCGGCACGCTGCGTCTGGACGGCTGGCTTGAGGCCTGGGAGCCCGTCTTCGAGGAGCTGAAGGGCGGTGACGACACCCGGATCGCCGCCCTGGCCCAGGAGTTGGCTGCCAGGTACCCGACGACGGACGCCGACCGTGACCGTGTCGTCCTCGCCGTCTCCCTCGACGTGCGTGCGGAGGACGGCCGCACCTGGTCCGGCGGTTACCTCCTCGACCTGGTGGGCGACGAGGAGGACAGTGCCATGGCCCGCTGCGTCTCCCGCACCCTCGCGCTCGGCGTCGGACACGTCCTGGACGGCTCCCTGCCCGCGGGCCTGAGCCGGGCCGCGGAGACGGCGGCCCGGTCCGAGAAGTGGCTGGGTGAACTCGCCCGCGCCGGCGTCCACTTCACGCTACGGGTGGATCACTAG
- a CDS encoding serine hydrolase domain-containing protein produces the protein MAQLRQEVDPGEVGLDMKALDRLDQHFAHYVDEGRMPGFLVSVARGGRVAHLTTHGHRDLAAGLPVEPDTLWRIYSMTKPVTAVAALLLVEEGRLSLDDPVAEYLPAFAEPRVYVDGSGDTLTTRPADGPIRVRHLMTHTAGLTFAFYNSHPVDALYREAGLESSVLPGSDLAQTVAVYASLPLQFEPGTQWNYSVASNVLGRVIEVVSGQPLDTFFAERVFGPLAMPDAGFCVTDEQAGRLSELYGEKDDGTIEPVPGLPLRGRPRLLSGSGGMAASAYDVHRFAELLRRRGELDGTRLLSAETVDLMTSNHLPGGADLRSFGAKPAHDEPGNDGVGFGLSLSVVIDPARTPAPSGLGCYGWSGAASTTFWVDPGRDLSVQFFTQVRPKTLKLFPDLKRLVHEAIVD, from the coding sequence ATGGCACAGCTGCGGCAAGAGGTCGACCCCGGTGAGGTGGGGCTGGACATGAAGGCGCTGGACCGCCTGGACCAGCATTTCGCCCACTACGTCGACGAGGGCCGGATGCCCGGCTTCCTGGTGTCCGTCGCCCGCGGCGGACGTGTCGCCCACCTCACGACGCACGGCCACCGCGACCTCGCGGCCGGGCTGCCGGTCGAGCCCGACACCCTGTGGCGGATCTACTCCATGACCAAGCCGGTCACCGCGGTTGCCGCGCTCCTGCTGGTCGAGGAGGGCCGGCTGTCGCTGGACGATCCGGTCGCCGAGTACCTGCCGGCGTTCGCCGAGCCGCGCGTGTATGTGGACGGATCCGGCGACACGCTCACGACCCGTCCGGCCGACGGCCCGATACGGGTCCGGCATCTGATGACCCACACCGCGGGGCTGACCTTCGCCTTCTACAACTCCCACCCGGTGGACGCCCTGTACCGCGAGGCGGGCCTGGAGTCGTCCGTGCTGCCGGGCTCGGACCTCGCCCAGACGGTCGCCGTGTACGCGAGCCTGCCGCTGCAGTTCGAGCCGGGCACCCAGTGGAACTACTCGGTCGCCTCCAACGTCCTGGGCCGGGTCATCGAGGTCGTGTCCGGTCAGCCGCTCGACACCTTCTTCGCCGAGCGCGTCTTCGGCCCCCTCGCGATGCCCGACGCCGGATTCTGCGTGACGGACGAACAGGCCGGCAGGCTCTCGGAGTTGTACGGCGAGAAGGACGACGGCACGATCGAGCCGGTCCCCGGGCTGCCGCTGCGGGGCCGCCCCCGTCTGCTGTCCGGCAGCGGCGGTATGGCGGCGTCCGCGTACGACGTCCACCGTTTCGCGGAACTGCTGCGCCGGCGCGGCGAACTCGACGGCACCCGGCTGCTGTCCGCCGAGACGGTGGACCTGATGACCTCCAACCATCTTCCCGGCGGTGCCGACCTGCGCTCCTTCGGCGCCAAACCCGCCCACGACGAGCCCGGCAACGACGGTGTCGGCTTCGGCCTCAGCCTCTCCGTGGTGATCGACCCCGCCCGCACCCCGGCCCCCTCCGGCCTCGGTTGCTACGGCTGGAGCGGGGCGGCGTCCACGACGTTCTGGGTCGACCCGGGCCGCGATCTGAGCGTCCAGTTCTTCACCCAGGTACGGCCGAAGACCCTGAAGCTCTTCCCCGACCTCAAGCGGCTGGTGCACGAGGCGATCGTCGACTGA
- a CDS encoding VOC family protein produces the protein MPVDGHSHLRVARPSRDLAAAERFWAEGLGLAVVWRAEGGAEPGEHDLLMLGWPDAGWHLELVHERGRPVEPRPTEEDLLVIYVDGPVSEDLVARLEAHGGKRVLSPNPYWNEWGVTVEDPDGYRLVLCRRGWSNA, from the coding sequence ATGCCCGTCGACGGCCACAGCCACCTCCGTGTCGCCCGCCCTTCCCGGGACCTGGCAGCCGCCGAGCGGTTCTGGGCCGAGGGGCTCGGGCTGGCTGTCGTATGGCGTGCCGAGGGCGGTGCCGAACCCGGCGAGCACGACCTGCTGATGCTCGGCTGGCCCGACGCCGGCTGGCATCTGGAACTCGTCCACGAGCGGGGCCGCCCCGTCGAACCCCGCCCCACCGAGGAGGACCTCCTGGTGATCTACGTCGACGGCCCGGTGTCGGAGGACCTGGTCGCCCGTCTGGAGGCCCACGGAGGCAAGCGGGTGCTGTCACCGAATCCGTACTGGAACGAGTGGGGCGTCACGGTGGAGGACCCGGACGGATACCGGCTCGTGCTGTGCCGGCGGGGCTGGTCCAATGCGTGA
- a CDS encoding serine protein kinase RIO, with translation MSHDHLSQYPQHPAFPDDVTTDPHRHVPSEDLSDVDDRFVFDFRPYDDLGDGQRWSTWLSVEPLSRGPEPLPDWVVTSQGAIDTELGVLKTGKEADVHLVERADPLAPDAGVVMAAKRYRSPEHRSFHRAASYTEGRSMKRSRDERAVKRKSTFGRQVAAGEWAVSEWGALVRLWNLGLPVPYPVQIDGTEILMEWITVVGEDGTVETAPRLAQVRPSPELLAAYFQQLTDALATMVQSGLVHGDLSAYNILAAGDRLVIIDLPQIVDLVGNLNGMTFLQRDCANICGWFRSRGLDVDEHALFAELMAHAF, from the coding sequence ATGTCTCACGACCATCTCTCGCAGTACCCCCAGCACCCGGCATTTCCTGACGACGTCACCACCGACCCTCACCGCCACGTCCCGTCGGAGGATCTGAGCGACGTCGACGACCGGTTCGTCTTCGACTTCCGTCCCTACGACGACCTCGGGGACGGCCAACGCTGGTCGACCTGGCTCAGCGTCGAACCCCTCAGCCGAGGCCCCGAGCCGCTCCCCGACTGGGTGGTGACCTCGCAGGGCGCGATCGACACCGAACTCGGCGTCCTCAAGACCGGCAAAGAGGCCGACGTCCACCTCGTCGAGCGCGCCGACCCGCTCGCCCCCGACGCCGGCGTGGTCATGGCGGCCAAGCGGTACCGCTCTCCCGAGCACCGGTCCTTCCACCGTGCCGCGTCCTACACCGAGGGCCGCTCGATGAAGCGCTCCCGTGACGAACGGGCCGTCAAGCGGAAGAGCACCTTCGGCAGGCAGGTCGCGGCCGGAGAGTGGGCCGTGTCCGAGTGGGGTGCGCTCGTGCGTCTGTGGAACCTCGGGCTGCCGGTTCCCTACCCGGTCCAGATCGACGGCACCGAGATCCTGATGGAGTGGATCACCGTCGTCGGCGAGGACGGCACCGTCGAGACGGCGCCCCGGCTCGCCCAGGTACGACCCTCGCCCGAACTGCTGGCGGCCTACTTCCAGCAGCTCACCGACGCGCTCGCGACCATGGTGCAGAGCGGCCTCGTGCACGGCGACCTCTCGGCATACAACATTCTGGCGGCGGGCGACCGGCTGGTCATCATCGACCTGCCACAGATCGTCGACCTGGTCGGCAACCTGAACGGGATGACCTTTCTCCAGCGCGACTGCGCCAACATCTGCGGCTGGTTCCGCTCGCGGGGACTCGACGTCGACGAACACGCGCTGTTCGCGGAGCTGATGGCACACGCCTTCTGA
- a CDS encoding MFS transporter: MSVPAEAVGQPKKAATAAWIGSALEYYDFFIYGSAAALIFPKVFFDESDPANATLLSLATFGVAYAARPVGALFMGHFGDRVGRKKIMVFTLILMGVSTFLIGCLPTRGQVGSLAPVLLVLCRVLQGISAAGEQASANSMSLEHAPSHRRGFFTSFTLSGTQGGQLLATLVFLPVAALPEDQLLSWGWRVPFWLSVAVAAVGFVIRRKLDETPAFEQQTASEGVVKLPLLVLLREHWADVLRVVGGAVIASVSTIFTVWALAYATSDTVGMSRSSMLWVSALANLVALAAIPLWATLSDRIGRRPVFLVGAVGSAITMFLYLWAVSTGNYPLILLLGIVTFGIVYSAANGVWPSFYGEMFSTRVRLSGMAIGTQIGFAVAGFAVTFAARIAGPDGTDWSSVALFTSALCVPPVIAALTARETHKVATEDLGTRAAREASRRETVSA, from the coding sequence GTGTCCGTCCCCGCCGAAGCCGTCGGGCAACCGAAAAAGGCGGCCACCGCCGCCTGGATCGGCAGCGCCCTGGAGTACTACGACTTCTTCATCTACGGCAGCGCCGCAGCCCTGATCTTCCCGAAGGTCTTCTTCGACGAGTCCGACCCGGCGAACGCGACCCTGCTGTCGCTGGCCACCTTCGGTGTCGCCTACGCGGCACGGCCGGTCGGCGCGCTCTTCATGGGGCACTTCGGCGACCGGGTCGGCCGTAAGAAGATCATGGTCTTCACGCTGATCCTGATGGGTGTGTCGACGTTCCTCATCGGATGTCTGCCGACCCGCGGTCAGGTCGGCTCCCTGGCCCCGGTCCTGCTGGTGCTGTGCCGGGTGCTCCAGGGCATCTCGGCGGCCGGCGAGCAGGCCAGCGCCAACTCGATGAGTCTGGAGCACGCGCCGTCGCACCGACGCGGCTTCTTCACGAGTTTCACGCTCAGCGGCACCCAGGGCGGGCAGTTGCTCGCCACGCTGGTCTTCCTCCCGGTCGCCGCACTGCCCGAGGACCAACTGCTGTCGTGGGGCTGGCGGGTGCCGTTCTGGCTCAGTGTCGCGGTCGCCGCGGTCGGCTTCGTGATCCGCCGCAAGCTGGACGAGACACCGGCGTTCGAGCAGCAGACCGCATCCGAGGGGGTCGTGAAGCTGCCGCTCCTGGTGCTGCTGCGGGAGCACTGGGCGGACGTGCTGCGGGTCGTCGGGGGCGCGGTCATCGCCTCGGTCTCCACGATCTTCACGGTGTGGGCGCTGGCGTACGCGACGAGCGACACGGTCGGGATGAGCCGGTCCTCGATGCTGTGGGTGAGCGCGCTGGCCAACCTCGTGGCGCTCGCCGCGATCCCGCTGTGGGCCACCCTGTCGGACCGCATCGGCCGGCGGCCGGTCTTCCTGGTCGGCGCGGTGGGCAGTGCGATCACGATGTTCCTGTACCTCTGGGCGGTCTCCACGGGCAACTACCCGCTGATCCTGCTGCTCGGCATCGTCACCTTCGGCATCGTGTACAGCGCCGCCAACGGGGTGTGGCCCTCCTTCTACGGCGAGATGTTCTCCACCCGCGTCCGGCTGTCCGGTATGGCGATCGGCACGCAGATCGGCTTCGCCGTGGCCGGTTTCGCGGTCACGTTCGCGGCCCGGATCGCCGGGCCCGACGGCACCGACTGGTCCTCGGTGGCCCTGTTCACCTCCGCCCTGTGCGTCCCTCCGGTGATCGCCGCCCTGACGGCCCGCGAGACCCACAAGGTCGCCACGGAGGACCTCGGCACCCGCGCCGCCCGGGAGGCGTCCCGGCGGGAGACGGTGTCGGCCTGA
- a CDS encoding TetR/AcrR family transcriptional regulator, translating to MTSVDEPARQGGRIRDAARTQAEILDVATQEFARSGYDGARVDEIAARTRTTKRMIYYYFGGKEQLFTAVLERAYTVIREAEQELDVEHLDPVAAIRRLAELTFDHHERHPDFIRLVSIENIHEAVHIAGSAKLGRIGSPALDVIRRILASGQESGLFTADVDAVDLHAMISSFCFFRVANRHTFGVLFGRDLVAAGQREHYRTMLGDMVIAYLTAERSGD from the coding sequence ATGACCAGCGTCGACGAACCGGCACGACAAGGCGGGCGGATCCGCGACGCCGCCCGCACCCAGGCCGAGATCCTCGACGTGGCGACACAGGAGTTCGCGCGGTCCGGCTACGACGGTGCCCGCGTCGACGAGATCGCCGCCCGCACCCGCACCACCAAGCGGATGATCTACTACTACTTCGGCGGCAAGGAGCAGCTCTTCACGGCCGTTCTGGAGCGGGCGTACACCGTGATCCGCGAGGCCGAGCAGGAGCTGGACGTCGAGCACCTCGACCCGGTCGCGGCGATCCGGCGCCTCGCGGAGCTGACCTTCGACCACCACGAGCGGCACCCGGACTTCATCCGTCTGGTCAGCATCGAGAACATCCACGAGGCCGTGCACATCGCCGGCTCCGCGAAGCTCGGCAGGATCGGCTCCCCGGCGCTCGACGTGATCCGCCGCATCCTGGCCTCGGGGCAGGAGTCCGGTCTGTTCACGGCCGACGTGGACGCGGTGGACCTGCACGCGATGATCAGCTCGTTCTGCTTCTTCCGGGTGGCCAACCGGCACACCTTCGGCGTGCTGTTCGGGCGTGATCTGGTCGCCGCCGGGCAGCGGGAGCACTACCGGACCATGCTCGGCGACATGGTGATCGCCTACCTGACGGCGGAACGGTCCGGCGACTGA
- a CDS encoding shikimate dehydrogenase, protein MAKDSYLVGLIGAGIGPSLSPALHEREADRQGLRYVYRLIDIDALGVRPEAVGELVRAARDLGFDGLNITHPCKQLVIGHLDALAPQAEALGAVNTVVFEDGRATGHNTDVTGFAASFARGLPDVPLERVVQLGAGGAGAAVAHATLTLGAGRVTVVDALADRAADLAAALNRAFGEGRATAATPDRLSRLLADADGIVHATPTGMAAHPGLPFPADLLRPALWVAEVVYRPLETELLRTARALGCATLDGGGMAVFQAADAFRLFTGREPDAARMLADITELAGAVGAPK, encoded by the coding sequence GTGGCCAAGGACTCGTATCTCGTCGGACTGATCGGCGCCGGCATCGGGCCCTCGCTGAGCCCGGCGCTGCACGAGCGGGAGGCCGACCGGCAGGGCCTGCGCTATGTGTACCGGCTCATCGACATCGACGCGCTCGGTGTCCGCCCCGAGGCGGTCGGAGAGCTGGTGCGGGCCGCCCGGGACCTGGGCTTCGACGGGCTGAACATCACCCACCCGTGCAAGCAGCTGGTCATCGGGCACCTGGACGCGCTCGCCCCGCAGGCCGAGGCGCTCGGCGCGGTCAACACCGTCGTCTTCGAGGACGGCCGAGCGACCGGCCACAACACCGACGTCACCGGCTTCGCCGCGTCCTTCGCGCGCGGGCTGCCCGACGTGCCCCTGGAGCGGGTCGTGCAGCTGGGCGCGGGCGGCGCGGGCGCGGCCGTCGCGCACGCCACGCTCACCCTGGGCGCCGGACGGGTCACCGTCGTCGACGCGCTCGCCGACCGTGCCGCGGATCTCGCCGCCGCGCTGAACCGCGCCTTCGGCGAGGGACGCGCGACCGCGGCCACCCCCGACCGGCTGTCCCGACTGCTCGCCGACGCCGACGGCATCGTGCACGCCACCCCCACCGGCATGGCCGCCCACCCCGGCCTGCCCTTCCCGGCCGACCTGCTCCGCCCCGCACTGTGGGTCGCCGAGGTCGTCTACCGTCCGCTGGAGACCGAACTGCTGCGCACGGCCCGCGCGTTGGGGTGCGCCACTCTGGACGGCGGCGGCATGGCCGTCTTCCAGGCCGCGGACGCGTTCCGGCTGTTCACGGGGCGCGAGCCGGACGCCGCCCGGATGCTGGCGGACATCACGGAGCTGGCGGGCGCCGTCGGGGCACCCAAGTAG
- a CDS encoding membrane-associated oxidoreductase, giving the protein MEIDNMTPAELRVWRAFPRGEAMDFRAAEDEDAAEGADWGPERTVRARVLRALMLNGPQEEGEIPALKLAGARITGVLGLQYGTVDHAVRLSGCFFDDVPLLYGCRLRQLNLSNSVLPGLTAATMRVEAVLRLTDCRVLGPVRLGGAQIAGALFMDRAEITAVGANEPALQLNHVSMGDDLWAPGLRVHGEMRLNGATIAGSANLDDARLSHPGDIVLDAQTLVVEGDFRLRRVHTFGWIGMRGARIAGRLDFSYAHLSNPGDAALRANSSTIGELWLRKGPPMQGTLSLRRAQIDDLFLEPEVVPQEVQFNKLVYTSLTPQEPAERRLPMLERDREGYVPHAYEQLTAAYRRIGDDRAARLVQLARQRRQRTTLPWYGRLWGHVQDATVGYGFHPLRAGAWLVSLLAVGTVAYGLHHPPPLKADEAPHFNALFYTLDLLLPVISFGQEDAFAPQGWYQSLSYTLIIAGWILATTVFAGVTRTVNRQ; this is encoded by the coding sequence ATGGAGATCGACAATATGACGCCGGCCGAACTGCGGGTGTGGCGTGCCTTCCCCCGGGGCGAGGCCATGGACTTCCGTGCGGCCGAGGACGAGGACGCGGCGGAAGGCGCCGACTGGGGCCCCGAACGGACCGTGCGGGCACGGGTGTTGCGCGCGCTGATGCTCAACGGGCCGCAGGAGGAGGGCGAGATACCCGCCCTCAAGCTGGCGGGAGCCCGGATCACCGGCGTGCTCGGCCTCCAGTACGGGACGGTCGACCACGCCGTACGGCTCAGCGGGTGCTTCTTCGACGACGTGCCGCTGCTGTACGGCTGCCGGCTGCGCCAGTTGAACCTCAGCAACTCCGTGCTGCCCGGACTCACCGCCGCCACGATGCGGGTGGAGGCCGTCCTGCGGCTGACGGACTGCCGGGTGCTCGGGCCGGTGCGGCTCGGCGGGGCGCAGATCGCCGGGGCGCTGTTCATGGACCGCGCCGAGATCACCGCGGTCGGCGCCAACGAGCCCGCGCTCCAGCTCAACCACGTGAGCATGGGCGACGACCTGTGGGCGCCGGGGCTGCGGGTGCACGGGGAGATGCGCCTCAACGGCGCCACGATCGCCGGGTCCGCCAACCTCGACGACGCCCGGCTCAGCCACCCGGGCGACATCGTCCTCGACGCGCAGACCCTCGTCGTGGAGGGCGACTTCCGTCTGCGCCGGGTGCACACCTTCGGCTGGATCGGTATGCGGGGCGCCCGGATCGCGGGCCGGCTCGACTTCTCGTACGCCCACCTTTCCAATCCGGGCGACGCGGCGCTCAGGGCGAACAGTTCCACCATCGGGGAGCTCTGGCTGCGCAAGGGGCCACCCATGCAGGGCACCCTCAGTCTGCGCCGCGCGCAGATCGACGACCTGTTCCTGGAACCCGAAGTGGTGCCGCAGGAGGTGCAGTTCAACAAGCTCGTCTACACCTCGCTCACCCCGCAGGAGCCCGCCGAGCGCAGACTGCCGATGCTGGAACGGGACCGCGAGGGCTATGTCCCGCACGCCTACGAGCAGTTGACCGCCGCCTACCGCCGGATCGGCGACGACCGCGCCGCACGGCTGGTCCAGCTGGCCAGACAACGCCGGCAGCGGACCACACTGCCCTGGTACGGCCGTCTGTGGGGTCACGTCCAGGACGCGACCGTCGGCTACGGCTTCCACCCGCTGCGTGCCGGCGCCTGGCTGGTCTCGCTGCTCGCCGTCGGCACCGTCGCCTACGGTCTGCACCACCCGCCCCCGCTCAAGGCGGACGAGGCTCCGCACTTCAACGCGCTGTTCTACACCCTCGACCTGCTGCTGCCGGTGATCTCCTTCGGCCAGGAAGACGCCTTCGCCCCGCAAGGGTGGTACCAGTCGCTGTCGTACACCCTGATCATCGCGGGCTGGATCCTCGCGACGACCGTTTTCGCCGGTGTCACCAGGACCGTCAACCGACAGTGA
- a CDS encoding histidine phosphatase family protein: MGDLLLVRHGETEWSASGQHTSWTDLPLTQRGEEQAKSLAPLLSGRTFSLALTSSLGRAVRTAELAGINGALIDPDLHEWDYGAYEGVTTVDIHRTRPDWFLWTDGVPPGPEGHPGESSEEVGRRADRVLARVDTALPDGDVVLVAHAHFLRVLTARRLELSPAEGRLFQLATGTVSRLSTEHDRPVIAEWNARP, translated from the coding sequence GTGGGGGACCTCCTGCTGGTCCGCCACGGTGAGACGGAGTGGAGCGCGTCGGGACAGCACACCAGCTGGACCGACCTGCCCCTCACCCAGCGCGGTGAGGAACAGGCCAAGTCCCTCGCTCCGCTCCTCTCGGGCCGGACCTTCTCGCTCGCGCTGACCAGTTCGCTGGGCCGCGCCGTACGGACGGCCGAACTGGCGGGCATCAACGGGGCCTTGATCGACCCCGACCTCCACGAGTGGGACTACGGCGCCTACGAGGGCGTCACCACCGTGGACATCCACCGCACCCGGCCCGACTGGTTCCTGTGGACCGACGGTGTGCCGCCGGGCCCCGAAGGACACCCCGGCGAGTCCTCCGAGGAGGTGGGGCGGCGCGCCGACCGGGTCCTGGCCCGGGTGGACACCGCCCTCCCCGACGGCGACGTGGTCCTCGTGGCCCACGCCCACTTCCTGCGTGTCCTGACGGCCCGCCGCCTGGAACTCTCCCCGGCCGAGGGCCGCCTGTTCCAGCTGGCGACCGGCACGGTGAGCCGGCTGTCGACGGAACACGACCGTCCGGTGATCGCGGAGTGGAACGCCAGGCCCTGA
- the gnd gene encoding phosphogluconate dehydrogenase (NAD(+)-dependent, decarboxylating), translating to MQLGLIGLGKMGGNMRERIRRAGHTVTGYDRNPDVSDVASLSELVDQLEAPRVVWVMVPAGAATQSVVDELGELLSPGDTVVDGGNSRWSDDEKHAEELGTKGIGFVDAGVSGGVWGLQNGYALMVGGDAEHVERLQPIFEALKPEGPYGYVHAGKVGAGHFSKMVHNGIEYAMMQAYAEGWELLEKVESVDSVREVFRSWQDGTVIRSWLLDLAVNALDEDEHLDKLKGFAQDSGEGRWTVEAALDNAVPLPTITASLFARFASRQDDSPQMKMIAALRNQFGGHAVESKE from the coding sequence ATGCAGCTCGGCCTCATCGGCCTGGGCAAGATGGGCGGCAACATGCGCGAGCGGATCCGCCGCGCCGGCCACACCGTCACCGGCTACGACCGCAACCCCGACGTCTCCGACGTGGCGAGCCTGTCCGAGCTGGTCGACCAGCTCGAAGCGCCGCGTGTCGTGTGGGTGATGGTCCCGGCCGGGGCCGCGACCCAGTCCGTCGTGGACGAGCTGGGCGAGCTCCTCTCCCCCGGTGACACCGTCGTCGACGGCGGCAACTCCCGCTGGAGCGACGACGAGAAGCACGCCGAGGAGCTCGGCACCAAGGGCATCGGCTTCGTCGACGCGGGTGTCTCCGGCGGCGTGTGGGGCCTCCAGAACGGCTACGCCCTCATGGTCGGCGGCGACGCGGAGCACGTCGAGCGGCTCCAGCCGATCTTCGAGGCGCTCAAGCCCGAGGGGCCGTACGGCTACGTCCATGCGGGCAAGGTCGGCGCCGGGCACTTCTCCAAGATGGTCCACAACGGCATCGAGTACGCCATGATGCAGGCCTACGCCGAGGGCTGGGAGCTGCTGGAGAAGGTCGAGTCGGTGGACAGCGTCCGGGAGGTGTTCCGCTCCTGGCAGGACGGGACGGTCATCCGCTCCTGGCTGCTGGACCTCGCGGTCAACGCCCTCGACGAGGACGAGCACCTGGACAAGCTGAAGGGCTTCGCGCAGGACTCCGGCGAGGGCCGCTGGACCGTGGAGGCCGCCCTCGACAACGCGGTGCCGCTGCCCACGATCACGGCGTCGCTGTTCGCCCGGTTCGCGTCCCGTCAGGACGACTCCCCGCAGATGAAGATGATCGCGGCGCTGCGCAACCAGTTCGGCGGCCACGCCGTCGAGTCGAAGGAGTAG